The genomic segment CGAAGGACTATGCGTTGGTCGTGTGTCTGCACGGGGCCGGCTTCACCGGCGAGGCCTACTTGGATCGATGGAAGTCACGTTTAGGCGAGAACTACATCCTAGTGTGTCCGACCTATCCAGCCGGCGCCTGGTTTACGAGACGGGCAGAAGATTTGGTCTTGGCGGTGGTCCAGACCGTGCGGCAGCGGTATCGGATCGATCCGAACCGCATTTTCCTGAGCGGTATGTCCAACGGTGGTATCGGGGCCTGGTTGATCGGTATGCACCATGCTCCGTTGTTTGCCGGTCTCGCTCCGATGGCCAGCGGGATCGACGATGTGCTGTTTCCCTTTCTGGAGAATCTCCGGACAACGCCGGTCTATATCATCCATGGATCTCAAGATCAGGTCATGCCGGTGGAATTGAGCCGGAAACTGGCCGCTGAATTGAAGCATCTCGGGTATCCGTTCATCTACCGCGAACACGACCGTACCCATGCCATGGCCGGAGGACATTTTTTCCCGCGGGAAGAACTCCCTGATCTGGTGACGTGGTTCGACAACCAGCGCCGGACGCCGGTGCCGAAGACCGTGACCGTCGTGCGCGATGCGAGCCATCTTTTGTCATTCGGGTGGGTGAGGATTGACGCGACGGATCAGATCGCCTCCTTTTCTGAAGACCTCATCGACAAGCGGGACGACAGCATTCGACAGCGGACGTATGCCCGCTTGACCGCGCAGGTTACCGGCCCCAACCGGATCGAGGTGCGTACCGACCGGGTACGGCAGTATACGCTGTATCTGAACGAGGACCTCATCGATCTGTCACAGCCGGTCATCATCACGACGGACGGGAAGCCTTCGTTTGAGGGCCTGCTCACACCGCAGGTGGAAACGTTGCTGCGACAGGCGCGTCTCAGGCACGATCCTGCGCAACTCTTTCCTGTCCATGTGACGCTGTCCGTGCCGCAGCGGCCTTCATGAGTAGGGCCGCAACGGCTGTTCGACGCGCCGGTGCAGCCGCCGTCGTCCTCGTGGCCGGAGCGGTCGCATTCCTCTCCGTCGGGCACGCCGAGCCGGACCGTTGCCCGCTCCCGTCCCTCCATGCCGGGGTCCTCTTTCCCCTCGACCGGATCGACGCGTCTTGGGCCTGCCGGGTCGAGCCGATCGTGACGCACTACACGACCGCCAACAAGGTCGGTCCCATCAGAACTCCTCTGCCGGAATCTGTGTATCTGTACCTATTGGAGCATCCTGTCATGGCAGCCGCTTTGGTCAATCGCCTCGACCTGGGACTCTATAAAGCTGAGTTGCGCGGACCTGATGAGTTTTGGGCGACGGATGGCGAAGGCACGGAAGGAATGGTGCATCCGCTCTATCAGGATCAGCACACGCGTATGTATTATGTCGAAGGCACGCATGACGGACGGTTTTTGCCGCGAGTGACCGGCAAGGCCTTGGTGTTGTTTCGATTGCAGCCGGTACAGGACGGGCAGGGGGGCGAGTCGGTCGACAATACAATGGTGGCCTACCTGCGGCTCGACAATCGACTCTATTCCGGGCTGTTGTCGCTGCTTCGTCCGCTCATTGGCAATGTGGTGAATCGACAGGTCGTGAAGGCGTTTGATGCCGCGCGTCGTTTGGCCGGGGTCATGCGCGACCATCCGGATCACGTGCTGTTCGAGGCGACAGACCCGCCGGGTCTCCCGGACGAGCAGGTCGCGTTTCTGAAGGACGCCCTTGCGTCCCTGCATCAGCCTGCACCGCGATCGGGCCCCGCCCTTCCATGAGATGGTGATGACGACTTCCCGCAGCTTTTTCTACCTCTGCACGCTCGGCGTGTTTTGTTTCATCAGCTATAACCTGGTTCGCATGCCGGTGCTGTCCCTCTTCGCGGAATCGCTTGGCGCCGGCCCGGAGCGGATCGGGTTGATCGTCTCCGTGTCGACGATGACCGGGGTGCTGCTGAAACTGCCGTCGGGCGCCCTGTCCGACATCTATGGGCGGAAGATGCTGCTGCGCATCGGGGTGGTGGCGTTCGGGTTGCCGCCGTTCATCTATCCATTCATTTCGGATCTCAATGCGTTGACGGCCTTACGATTCGTCCATGGCCTGGCGACGGCCATCTTCGCGCCGAGTGCCCTGGCGACGGTGGCGGACCTCTACAAAGAGCGGCGCGGGGCCGCGATGGGCACCTATACGGCCTGCACCCAGTCCGGCTCGCTTCTTGGCCCGTTTCTGGGTGGATGGTTGGCCCATGCAGCCGGGTTTTCCACGGCCTTTGTTACCGCCGGGATCTTCGGGTGCATTGCCATTCTGATCTTCTTCAGCCTGCATCTGGACGAGCCGCCTCCGCGCGTGCGCGAAAAGGGCCTGGCTCCGGTGATCACCGAGATGGGCAAAGGTTTTCTTGCGGTGGCCCGGAACCGGAAGGTGTTGATCACCAGTTCCACCGATGCGGCCAAGATGATTGCCAATGGTGCGCTGATGGCGTTCCTTCCGCTCTATGGCCTCTCGGTCGGATTGAACGCCGGTGAAGTGGGGTTGATGTTCAGCGTGCAGGCGGTGACGTCGTTTTTGTCCAAGCCGGTGATGGGGCGGATCTCAGATCGGGTCGGACGACAACCGCTGATCGTGCTCGGTCTGGTCATTTGCGCGGCGACGTTCATCAGCATTCCCCACGTCGGATCATTCGCCCTGTTGCTGGTATTGTCCTCCGGGTTCGGGTTCGGAGAGGCGGTGGTGTCGTCATCCTCTGCCGCGCTGGTGGCCGACAGTTCGGAGTTCAAACGGCTGGGTGCGGGGATGGGAATGCAAGGGACGGTGATGGACATCGGACATGCGAGCGGTCCGCTGCTCGCCGGGTTGCTCATTGCCCATGTCAGCTACCAGGGGGCGTTTGCCGTCATTGCCGGGCTCCAGATCCTTGCGGCTGTGGCGTTCTGGGCGACGATGAGATCTCTTCCACGGTAGTGCTATACTGCAACCGCATTTTTTCAGCCTGACGATGGCTCTTTGATGGGAAAGCAGGGAAAGATGGACACCGAGTTTATCGAAACGTTGCAGCGTGGAATCGCGGTGGTGGGCGGTCTCGGATTAGTGGGATTCTGTCTGTATCTCTTGAAGACTCACAGGGGAGCCTAGACCATGTTCAGTGGTATTGTGGAAGAGATGGGTGCGGTGTCGGTGCTGAACAAAAGCTTGGCCGGCACACGTCTGACCATCATGGCCTCGACCGTGATGGGCGACCTCACCATCGGCGCCAGTGTCAGTGTGAACGGCGTATGCCTCACGGCCGTTGCGCGGACCGATCACGACTTTTCCGTCGACGTGTCACCGGAAACACTTCACGTCACGACGCTGGGTCGTCTCGCCTCCGGGGCACCGGTGAATCTCGAGCGGGCCATGAAACTGAACGAACGCATCGGCGGCCACATGGTCTCCGGGCATGTCGACGGGGTCGGGGCGATTCGGAGCCGGCATCAGGACGGCAATGCACTGATTCTGGAGATCGAGGCACCGAAGGAAATTTTACGACTCTGCGTTCCCAAGGGATCGATCACGGTGGATGGCATCAGCCTGACGATCAACGAGGTGACTGACCGCTCGTTTCTGGTGGCCATTATTCCCCACACCGCAACAGTCACCACCCTTGGACTGAAACAGGTGGGCGATCACCTCAATTTGGAATCGGACCTGATCGGCAAATACGTCGAACGGCTCCTGCAGGAGCGCGGCGTGCTTCCTCCCAAACCATCCCCTGTCATCGATAAGGATTACCTGCAACGCCGGGGATTGCTGTAGCCGCTCCCATCCCTCAGCGCGTCACGATCGCGCGCCGATCTATTTCACCAGAAACGCTTTTGAATCCTCCCCCGACGCGGTGGTGATGGTCAGCATCGCCATTCCTTTCCGTCTGTGTTTGGGGACAGTTGCGGTGATTTGAGTATCGTTGACGAAGGTGAATGCCGCGGGATAGCCAGGACCGAAGGACACAGAGCGAAGGCAGGCGGCAGGGCCAAAACCTTTTCCGTAGAGGGTCACTGTGCCACCGGGCTTGCCCTCGTCCGGCTTTACCGACTGGATTTTTGGCGCTTCGCCGAAACAGGCCGGAGCGTGTGCCGCTGTCTCCGCCGATGCATATCGGGGTGTTGATCCCTTGGACGGGGCAGAGGCTGCCTTCTGATTTTTCCCTCTGGCTGCCGGCTTGGTATGAAGCGCGAAGGTGGTTGACCCCTTCCCGCCTTCCTCGGCCACACTCAGGGATGTTCCACTCCCCAGCAGCAAGATCCCCGCAATCGTCCAACAGAGAATGGATCGACGAGAACAGTGTCTGTGCATGACCGGCCTCCATGCAGACAGTGAAAGAGTGTGTGTGGCTGAAGCTGAATCGGTTCAGTCTTCGATGGTGGAAATGTCTCCCACGTCCTGTCCTAGTTCTTTAGCTTTCAGCACTCGCCGCATAATCTTTCCGGACCGTGTTTTCGGGAGTGAGGGAACGATATCGATTTCCTGCGGCACCGCAATTTTCCCCAGTTCCTTCAGCACATGATCTTTGAGCGACTGCACCAGTTCCTTTGAATCCTGATAGCCCTGTTTCAAGATGACGAAGGCCTTGATCGCTTCACCCGCGGTGCGATGTGGTTTCCCGATGACCGCGGCTTCGGCTACGGCATCATGACTGACCAGGGCGCTTTCAACTTCCGCCGTGCCGATGCGGTTGCCCGCCACTTTAATGACGTCGTCGGCACGTCCCATGAACCACAGGTAGCCGTCCTGGTCCTTGCGGCAGACGTCGCCCGCCGTATAACAGTTGGGGATGGTATTCCAGTAGACCTTATAGCGGTCGGGATCTTTGTAGATCGTGCGCATCATCGCCGGCCATGGTTTCTTGATGACGGCGAATCCGCCGGCATTACTCGGCAGACTGTGGCCTTCCTTGTCCACCACGTCGGCTTCGATTCCCAGGAACGGCCTCGTGGCTGAACCCGGCTTGAGCGGGACGGAGGGCAGGGGAGTGACCAGGATCGCGCCGGTTTCTGTTTGCCACCAGGTGTCCATGATGGGTTTATCGCTGCCGGTCACGCGATAGAACCATTCCCAGGCTTCGGGGTTGATCGGCTCGCCGACGCTGCCGAGCACACGCAACGTGGAGAGGTCGTATTTCTTCGGCCAGTCTTCTCCGTATTTCATCAGCAATCGGACAGCCGTCGGCGTGGTGTAGAAAATGGAGACGCCGTACCGGGCGATGAGGTCCCACCAGCGGCCCGGATTGGGATAGTCGGGCTTGCCTTCGGCCATGAGGATCGTGGCGCCGTTCAACAGGGGGCCGTAGACGATGTAACTGTGTCCTGTCACCCAGCCGGGATCGGCAACGCAAAAGTAGACGTCATCTTCCTTGAGATCGAACACATATTTGGTCGTGATATAGGTGCCGACCATGTAGCCGCCATGGACGTGCACGACACCTTTGGGTTTTCCGGTCGTTCCCGAGGTGTACAAAATATAGAGAGGGGTTTCGGCGTCGAGCGGTTCCGCCGCACAGACCGCGCTCTGTTCTTTGAGCCAGTCGGCCCAATCGATTTCCTTCGGCGCGGTGAGGGCGACGCCAAGCGCGTCCCGTCGTACG from the Nitrospira sp. genome contains:
- a CDS encoding MFS transporter, with translation MTTSRSFFYLCTLGVFCFISYNLVRMPVLSLFAESLGAGPERIGLIVSVSTMTGVLLKLPSGALSDIYGRKMLLRIGVVAFGLPPFIYPFISDLNALTALRFVHGLATAIFAPSALATVADLYKERRGAAMGTYTACTQSGSLLGPFLGGWLAHAAGFSTAFVTAGIFGCIAILIFFSLHLDEPPPRVREKGLAPVITEMGKGFLAVARNRKVLITSSTDAAKMIANGALMAFLPLYGLSVGLNAGEVGLMFSVQAVTSFLSKPVMGRISDRVGRQPLIVLGLVICAATFISIPHVGSFALLLVLSSGFGFGEAVVSSSSAALVADSSEFKRLGAGMGMQGTVMDIGHASGPLLAGLLIAHVSYQGAFAVIAGLQILAAVAFWATMRSLPR
- a CDS encoding riboflavin synthase, with the translated sequence MFSGIVEEMGAVSVLNKSLAGTRLTIMASTVMGDLTIGASVSVNGVCLTAVARTDHDFSVDVSPETLHVTTLGRLASGAPVNLERAMKLNERIGGHMVSGHVDGVGAIRSRHQDGNALILEIEAPKEILRLCVPKGSITVDGISLTINEVTDRSFLVAIIPHTATVTTLGLKQVGDHLNLESDLIGKYVERLLQERGVLPPKPSPVIDKDYLQRRGLL
- a CDS encoding IPT/TIG domain-containing protein; this translates as MHRHCSRRSILCWTIAGILLLGSGTSLSVAEEGGKGSTTFALHTKPAARGKNQKAASAPSKGSTPRYASAETAAHAPACFGEAPKIQSVKPDEGKPGGTVTLYGKGFGPAACLRSVSFGPGYPAAFTFVNDTQITATVPKHRRKGMAMLTITTASGEDSKAFLVK
- the acs gene encoding acetate--CoA ligase, which produces MSDKIDTLLKEGRVIQPSARTKAAAHIPDYDQAYKASIADPEAFWGGVAKELEWFTPWTRVLEWNYPWAKWFVGATCNIAYNCLDRHANGWRRNKVAIIWVGENGEERIFTYGELLRQVNRCANALKALGLKPGDRVTIYLPKIPEQVVAMLACARIGVIHSVVYSGFSAPALASRIQDAEARLVITADVGYDRGKTIPLKPVVDAAVASCPTVEKVVVVRRDALGVALTAPKEIDWADWLKEQSAVCAAEPLDAETPLYILYTSGTTGKPKGVVHVHGGYMVGTYITTKYVFDLKEDDVYFCVADPGWVTGHSYIVYGPLLNGATILMAEGKPDYPNPGRWWDLIARYGVSIFYTTPTAVRLLMKYGEDWPKKYDLSTLRVLGSVGEPINPEAWEWFYRVTGSDKPIMDTWWQTETGAILVTPLPSVPLKPGSATRPFLGIEADVVDKEGHSLPSNAGGFAVIKKPWPAMMRTIYKDPDRYKVYWNTIPNCYTAGDVCRKDQDGYLWFMGRADDVIKVAGNRIGTAEVESALVSHDAVAEAAVIGKPHRTAGEAIKAFVILKQGYQDSKELVQSLKDHVLKELGKIAVPQEIDIVPSLPKTRSGKIMRRVLKAKELGQDVGDISTIED